A genomic region of Desulfosarcina ovata subsp. ovata contains the following coding sequences:
- a CDS encoding energy transducer TonB, translating to MEARLHPSAMDRPSSPNWLLRTLIILSVAIHGVLFMHLSGIYHTRALTYIEMSLQNIARPAARDIPRPRPRPKVPEPQDQVKTLKAVARPVPRFRPLAMAPVESNLPDSLMEGISAPDVPQTPGVESAAWVPGPQTDLAAGDYMTADSYLDMVRLKIESRKRYPEAAKTRSIEGRVAIHFILATDGSVRDITVTKGARSSALNMAAVNAVQRAAPFPRPPANLFKNDLSLELTIVFELT from the coding sequence ATGGAAGCCCGTCTGCACCCATCGGCCATGGATCGCCCATCTTCCCCCAACTGGCTGCTCAGGACGCTGATCATCCTCTCGGTGGCGATCCACGGGGTGCTGTTCATGCACCTGTCGGGCATCTACCACACTCGGGCACTGACTTACATCGAAATGTCCCTGCAGAATATCGCCCGGCCGGCCGCAAGGGATATCCCCCGGCCGCGTCCCCGGCCCAAGGTACCCGAACCCCAGGATCAAGTGAAGACGCTCAAAGCCGTTGCCCGTCCCGTACCCCGTTTCAGGCCCCTGGCCATGGCGCCGGTGGAGAGCAACCTGCCCGACAGCCTGATGGAGGGCATCAGCGCCCCGGATGTTCCGCAAACACCGGGTGTGGAGAGCGCCGCCTGGGTCCCCGGCCCCCAGACCGATTTGGCCGCCGGCGACTACATGACCGCCGACAGCTACCTGGACATGGTGAGGCTCAAAATCGAAAGCCGCAAGCGCTACCCCGAAGCCGCCAAAACGAGAAGCATCGAGGGCCGCGTGGCGATTCATTTTATTCTGGCCACCGACGGAAGTGTACGCGACATCACCGTCACCAAAGGGGCCAGAAGCAGTGCCTTGAACATGGCTGCCGTTAACGCCGTTCAGCGGGCCGCACCATTTCCCCGGCCACCCGCCAACCTGTTCAAGAACGATCTGTCCCTGGAACTGACCATCGTTTTCGAGCTGACCTGA
- the yeiP gene encoding elongation factor P-like protein YeiP, producing MPKASNLQKGHIINIDNQPYQVKQIDVHTPSARGANTLYKVRYASLISGQKLDQTYKGNDMLDEMVVDKRRVSFLYQAQELYTFMDSENYEQYTLSAETLEDQIQWLVDGLEGITALLRDGHPLCIELPQTIDLEIAETTPVIKGATATNRNKPATLVNGVTVLVPEYMTAGEVIRVNTETGQYMSRVKG from the coding sequence GTGCCCAAAGCCAGCAATCTTCAGAAAGGCCATATCATCAATATCGACAACCAGCCCTACCAGGTGAAGCAGATCGACGTGCACACACCGTCGGCCCGGGGGGCCAACACCTTGTACAAGGTTCGCTATGCCTCGTTGATCTCGGGCCAGAAGCTGGACCAGACCTACAAAGGTAACGACATGCTGGACGAGATGGTGGTGGACAAGCGGCGGGTCAGTTTCCTGTATCAGGCTCAGGAGCTGTACACCTTCATGGACAGCGAAAATTATGAGCAGTACACCCTCTCCGCCGAGACCCTGGAAGACCAGATCCAGTGGCTGGTCGACGGCCTGGAAGGCATCACGGCCCTGCTTCGGGACGGCCACCCGTTGTGCATCGAACTGCCCCAGACCATCGACCTGGAGATCGCCGAAACCACGCCGGTGATCAAAGGCGCCACGGCCACCAACCGCAACAAACCGGCCACGCTGGTCAACGGGGTAACCGTTCTGGTGCCCGAATACATGACCGCCGGCGAAGTGATCCGGGTCAACACGGAGACCGGTCAGTATATGTCGCGGGTGAAGGGCTGA
- a CDS encoding type IV pilus twitching motility protein PilT: MAILDKVFQAAVNFNASDIHVTPGEPFIIRRLGRLVKMKSAPLAEAQTRQVVFEILTQEQRKRLMDEQQLDFAVDRDALGRFRGSAMLHNNGLSAVFRSIPKTIPTLATLGLPAIVEKVMDNHQGLILVTGATGQGKSTTLASMIDHINSHRAHHILTVEDPIEFVHPIKKGVVNQRQLGMDTHSYGNALKAALREDPDVIMIGELRDLETISLAISAAETGHLVLGTLATASAPKTVDRIIDAYPATEQNQIRTMLSESLRAVITQRLIPDRDKKKMEVATEVLIGTLPMANLIRDGKTFQIPSMMQTAKNVGMQIMDESILALLQDEKIDAHEAQSQANDPKRFQAFVDRAERTAK, translated from the coding sequence ATGGCGATTCTGGATAAGGTTTTTCAGGCAGCAGTCAACTTCAATGCCTCCGACATCCATGTCACTCCCGGCGAACCGTTCATCATTCGCCGATTGGGGCGGCTGGTCAAAATGAAAAGTGCGCCGTTGGCCGAAGCGCAGACGCGGCAGGTCGTTTTCGAGATTCTCACCCAGGAGCAGCGCAAACGGCTGATGGACGAGCAACAGCTGGATTTTGCCGTGGATCGCGACGCGCTCGGCCGCTTCCGGGGAAGTGCCATGCTGCACAATAACGGTCTCAGTGCGGTGTTTCGCAGCATCCCCAAAACCATCCCGACACTGGCGACCCTCGGCCTGCCGGCGATCGTGGAAAAAGTAATGGACAATCACCAGGGCCTGATCCTGGTGACCGGCGCCACCGGCCAGGGCAAGTCCACCACCCTGGCGTCGATGATCGATCACATCAATTCTCACCGGGCCCATCATATCCTGACCGTTGAAGATCCCATCGAATTTGTCCATCCCATCAAAAAGGGGGTGGTCAATCAGCGGCAGCTGGGCATGGATACCCACTCTTACGGCAATGCCCTGAAAGCCGCCCTGCGGGAAGATCCGGATGTAATCATGATTGGCGAACTGAGAGACCTGGAAACCATTTCCCTGGCCATATCGGCCGCCGAAACCGGCCATCTGGTGCTCGGCACCCTGGCTACCGCCAGCGCCCCGAAAACCGTGGACCGCATCATCGATGCCTACCCGGCCACGGAACAGAACCAGATCCGCACCATGCTCAGCGAGTCGCTGCGGGCGGTGATCACTCAACGTCTGATTCCTGATAGGGACAAGAAAAAAATGGAAGTGGCCACCGAGGTGCTCATCGGCACCCTGCCCATGGCCAACCTGATCCGCGACGGCAAGACGTTTCAGATTCCCTCCATGATGCAGACCGCTAAAAACGTAGGCATGCAGATCATGGATGAATCGATCCTGGCCCTGCTCCAGGATGAAAAAATCGATGCCCATGAGGCCCAGTCCCAGGCCAATGATCCAAAACGGTTTCAGGCGTTTGTGGACCGGGCCGAGCGAACGGCAAAATAA
- a CDS encoding ExbD/TolR family protein produces the protein MPMTSLIDIVFMLLIYFLLTTNFMVDEGIKIKNQAVKVMDIAKAAGAGRLCLATEKEL, from the coding sequence ATGCCCATGACGTCGCTGATCGATATCGTCTTCATGCTGCTGATTTATTTTCTGCTGACCACTAATTTCATGGTCGATGAAGGCATTAAAATCAAAAACCAGGCGGTCAAAGTCATGGACATCGCCAAGGCCGCCGGTGCCGGCAGGCTCTGCCTGGCCACGGAAAAGGAGTTGTAG
- a CDS encoding Cache 3/Cache 2 fusion domain-containing protein, with amino-acid sequence MLKALKNTRLDVKVALLGASGVLITAIALVALAVWHSGQYNQLAQSEVEQLINADLDHITQGVYQIIKTANEAVQSQVDYNLNVARHLLEAAGKVSLATDTVSWTVTNQFTRQSDQLNLPKLLIGNTWVGQHADLAVEAPIVDPVTRLVGETATIFQRMNADGDMLRVATTVRTKENQRAIGTYIPAVNPDGSKNPVVAAILRGETYHGRAYVVNAWYLTAYEPLRDGSGNLVGMLYVGVKQKDVESRVRKAILQTRVGKTGYVYVLGGNGEARGRYIISHKGERDGENIWNSRDGDGRYVVQTIIHTAAGLKPGEMATERYRWQNPGEPAPRWKIARLAYYGPWDWIIGTSVYLDELQTYRTLLAEGRLRMTRGMGIAGVIITVLVGLIGMLIAWTITRPVRQMTVVAEKIAGGNLHQKVNVESSDEIGVLGHTFNVMADRLNQSIEGLKKSEEKYRGIFENAIEGLFRETPDGQLINANPAMARILGYDSPEALISSITDVRRQLYVNPKDRQALDTIISEFRDAIGWETRLYRKDGVQIWASISARMIRDKTGKRAFVEGFVTDISDRKMAEEDLAESRNYLDEIINAIADPLFVKDRYHRWILVNNAMCAFMGQPREKLIGKSDYDFLSKEEADVFWSKDELVLTSGETNINEETLTDAEGIVHTLLTKKNLYTDKQGTAYIVAIIRDITDQKLAEAEKTRLEARLTQAQKMEAIGTLAGGIAHDFNNILQPMMGYSELLKHSLNGDGPQQRYVDGLYQSCMRAKELVNQILTFSRQSENKTVAVRIQTILKEVIKLSRSTIPSYIEINQKIRKDCPPVVIDPTQLHQIAMNLIVNAYHAVEDSGGKITVCLKEIVLEKNDGLATSLQPGRYAVLSIADTGYGMDATMMDKIFEPYFTTKPQGKGTGLGLSVVYGIVKNLDGEIKVYSEVGQGTTINIYLPASADAAGKALSPKTQNHPTGNERILLVDDESLIVESATAILTELGYQVTSQSSSVEALEHFRNHPDAFDLVITDMTMPIMTGEQMAEQMMRINPLTPIIICTGFSEQISRGKAKAIGIKAFLMKPVTIAEMSRKVRTVLDQSSDTMAA; translated from the coding sequence GCCGGTAAGGTCAGCCTGGCAACGGACACGGTATCCTGGACGGTGACCAATCAGTTTACCCGGCAATCCGACCAGCTGAACCTGCCCAAACTGCTCATCGGCAACACCTGGGTGGGCCAGCACGCCGACCTTGCCGTCGAAGCCCCGATTGTCGACCCGGTCACCCGCCTGGTCGGCGAAACCGCCACGATCTTCCAACGCATGAACGCTGACGGCGACATGCTGCGTGTCGCCACCACGGTACGGACCAAAGAGAACCAGCGCGCCATCGGAACCTACATTCCGGCGGTCAATCCCGATGGTTCGAAAAATCCGGTGGTGGCCGCCATTCTCAGGGGGGAGACCTACCATGGCCGTGCCTATGTGGTGAACGCCTGGTACCTGACCGCCTATGAACCATTGAGAGACGGGTCCGGCAACCTGGTGGGCATGCTCTACGTGGGCGTCAAACAAAAGGATGTCGAGTCACGCGTCAGAAAGGCCATTCTCCAGACCCGCGTGGGCAAAACCGGATATGTCTATGTCCTCGGCGGAAATGGAGAAGCGCGCGGTCGCTACATCATTTCCCACAAAGGCGAACGCGATGGCGAAAATATCTGGAATAGCCGGGATGGCGACGGCCGGTATGTGGTCCAGACCATCATCCACACGGCAGCAGGGTTAAAACCCGGTGAAATGGCCACCGAACGCTATCGCTGGCAGAACCCGGGAGAACCGGCACCACGCTGGAAGATTGCCCGCCTGGCCTATTATGGACCCTGGGACTGGATCATCGGCACCAGCGTCTACCTGGACGAGCTTCAGACCTACCGCACCCTGCTCGCTGAAGGGCGATTGCGGATGACCCGCGGCATGGGCATCGCCGGCGTCATCATCACGGTTCTGGTCGGGCTGATCGGAATGTTGATCGCCTGGACCATCACGCGCCCGGTCCGCCAGATGACCGTGGTGGCCGAAAAAATTGCCGGTGGCAACCTGCACCAGAAGGTCAACGTCGAATCCAGTGACGAAATCGGTGTTCTGGGCCATACGTTCAACGTGATGGCCGACCGGCTCAACCAATCCATCGAGGGACTGAAAAAGAGCGAGGAAAAATATCGCGGCATTTTTGAAAACGCCATTGAGGGCCTTTTCCGGGAAACGCCTGACGGTCAGCTGATCAACGCCAATCCAGCCATGGCCAGAATCCTCGGTTACGATTCACCGGAAGCACTCATTTCGAGTATCACGGACGTCAGGCGGCAGCTCTATGTCAACCCGAAGGACCGTCAGGCACTGGACACGATCATCTCCGAGTTTCGGGATGCGATCGGATGGGAAACCCGCCTTTACCGAAAGGACGGTGTCCAGATATGGGCATCCATCAGTGCCCGCATGATCCGTGACAAAACGGGCAAAAGGGCCTTCGTCGAGGGGTTCGTAACGGACATCAGTGACCGCAAAATGGCCGAGGAGGACCTCGCCGAGTCGAGAAACTATCTTGATGAGATAATCAATGCCATTGCTGACCCGCTGTTCGTCAAAGACCGGTACCATCGTTGGATCCTGGTCAACAATGCCATGTGCGCCTTCATGGGGCAGCCCCGGGAAAAACTGATCGGAAAATCCGACTATGATTTTCTGTCAAAAGAAGAGGCCGATGTATTTTGGTCAAAGGACGAGTTGGTGTTGACCAGCGGGGAAACCAACATCAACGAAGAGACGCTTACTGATGCTGAGGGCATCGTCCATACTCTTCTGACAAAAAAAAACCTTTACACGGACAAGCAGGGCACAGCGTACATTGTCGCCATCATCCGGGACATCACCGACCAGAAACTGGCCGAGGCGGAAAAGACGCGCCTGGAAGCCCGGCTTACCCAGGCTCAGAAAATGGAAGCCATCGGCACCCTGGCCGGCGGCATCGCCCATGACTTTAACAATATCCTGCAACCGATGATGGGGTACAGTGAACTGCTGAAGCATTCTCTGAACGGTGATGGACCGCAACAACGTTACGTCGATGGGCTTTACCAATCCTGCATGCGGGCGAAGGAGCTGGTCAACCAGATTTTGACCTTCAGCCGCCAATCGGAAAACAAGACCGTCGCGGTTCGAATTCAGACCATTCTCAAAGAGGTCATCAAATTAAGCCGTTCCACGATCCCGTCCTATATTGAAATCAACCAAAAGATCCGGAAAGACTGCCCTCCGGTGGTGATCGATCCCACCCAACTGCACCAGATTGCGATGAATCTGATCGTCAACGCCTACCATGCCGTGGAAGACTCTGGTGGAAAGATCACGGTTTGCCTCAAAGAGATCGTGCTGGAAAAAAACGATGGCCTGGCCACGTCGCTTCAACCGGGGAGGTACGCCGTCCTGTCGATTGCCGATACGGGCTACGGTATGGATGCGACCATGATGGACAAAATCTTCGAGCCCTATTTCACCACCAAACCCCAAGGCAAGGGAACCGGCCTCGGCCTTTCGGTGGTGTACGGCATCGTCAAGAACCTGGATGGGGAGATAAAGGTGTACAGCGAAGTCGGCCAAGGAACGACGATCAATATCTACCTGCCCGCATCGGCCGATGCAGCTGGAAAGGCCTTGTCGCCAAAAACGCAAAATCACCCTACCGGCAATGAACGGATTTTATTGGTGGATGATGAATCCCTGATTGTGGAATCGGCGACGGCCATCCTGACGGAACTCGGCTATCAGGTAACCTCACAGTCAAGCAGCGTCGAGGCACTGGAACACTTCAGAAACCATCCGGATGCCTTCGATCTGGTCATTACCGACATGACCATGCCGATTATGACCGGCGAGCAAATGGCCGAGCAGATGATGCGCATCAATCCCCTGACCCCGATCATTATCTGCACCGGGTTCAGCGAACAGATCAGCCGGGGAAAGGCAAAAGCCATTGGAATCAAGGCATTTTTGATGAAACCGGTCACCATCGCGGAAATGTCTCGCAAAGTGAGAACGGTGTTGGATCAGTCCTCAGATACCATGGCCGCATAA
- a CDS encoding purple acid phosphatase family protein encodes MRFYPFRCWPKIGLLCLCLTLTIACGGGEKTFTRSKSTSGPVPESPHSLTFWGQTATPQRIILNLTTTPATSQAVTWRTVVPVAHPQAQIAPASGLSDFDKNARSVAADTETVTLDDGRMLAHHAVVFDALAPDTVYAYRVGATGAWSEWNQFKTADDHPAPFKFVTFGDPQEEVRSKCSRVFRAAYQHAPDADFWHFVGDLVDNGDRDAEWAELFDAFGWIPRMTPMIFLPGNHAYPNRRRVKPDAFRIFDLWRPHFTLPENGPAGLEETVYFLDYQGVRMVMLNGNEKLAEQALWLDRILSRNPQPWTIAAIHQPVYNTGKWRNRSTLQDLFVPIFDKYAVDLVLQGHDHTYSRTYKLKNGTRVGPDEPGTVYVISVSGPKSYPVGPQHAALMEKSGTGRQLFQVIRVSQRHLEYEALDAAGTRYDAFVLKK; translated from the coding sequence ATGCGTTTCTACCCATTCAGATGTTGGCCCAAAATCGGTCTGCTCTGCCTCTGCCTAACGTTGACGATTGCCTGCGGCGGCGGCGAGAAAACATTTACACGATCGAAAAGCACATCCGGGCCGGTTCCGGAAAGCCCTCATTCTCTAACGTTTTGGGGACAAACGGCCACTCCCCAACGAATCATCTTAAACCTGACCACCACACCCGCCACCAGCCAGGCGGTCACCTGGCGCACGGTGGTTCCGGTGGCTCATCCCCAGGCCCAGATCGCACCGGCCAGCGGCCTGTCCGACTTTGACAAAAATGCCCGGTCAGTGGCCGCCGACACCGAAACGGTCACCCTGGACGATGGGCGTATGCTGGCCCATCACGCGGTGGTGTTCGACGCCCTTGCGCCGGATACGGTGTATGCCTACCGGGTGGGGGCCACAGGGGCATGGAGCGAGTGGAACCAGTTCAAAACCGCCGACGATCACCCGGCACCGTTTAAATTTGTCACCTTCGGGGATCCCCAGGAGGAGGTCCGGTCCAAGTGCTCAAGGGTTTTCCGGGCGGCGTATCAACACGCACCCGATGCCGATTTCTGGCATTTTGTCGGCGATCTCGTGGACAACGGGGACAGGGATGCGGAGTGGGCCGAATTGTTTGACGCCTTCGGGTGGATTCCCCGCATGACGCCGATGATCTTCCTGCCGGGCAACCATGCCTATCCCAACCGCCGACGGGTCAAACCCGACGCGTTTCGGATTTTCGACCTGTGGCGACCCCACTTTACCCTGCCCGAAAACGGACCGGCCGGCCTGGAGGAGACCGTCTACTTTCTCGACTATCAGGGCGTCCGGATGGTAATGCTCAACGGCAACGAGAAACTGGCCGAACAGGCCCTGTGGCTGGACCGCATTCTGTCCCGCAACCCGCAGCCCTGGACCATCGCCGCCATTCACCAGCCGGTGTACAACACGGGCAAATGGCGCAACCGGTCCACGCTTCAGGATCTTTTCGTGCCGATATTCGACAAATATGCGGTCGATCTGGTGCTCCAGGGCCACGACCACACTTACAGCCGCACATATAAACTGAAAAACGGCACCCGGGTCGGCCCGGATGAGCCGGGGACGGTTTATGTGATCTCGGTCAGTGGGCCCAAATCCTATCCGGTCGGCCCGCAGCATGCGGCCCTGATGGAGAAGTCAGGGACCGGACGGCAACTGTTTCAGGTCATCCGCGTCTCCCAACGGCATCTGGAATATGAGGCGCTCGATGCTGCGGGAACACGCTATGACGCATTTGTGCTCAAAAAATAG
- a CDS encoding TonB-dependent receptor plug domain-containing protein, producing MGEIVVSGKGSSVRDIAISDEITVEDFEAVNADSVADALTYVPGVRVTYGRKMLPEINIHGFDKQRILTLIDGVPYYETKYGSLDLNQVGLEGVARIDVVKGAPSVLYGPNALGGVVNIITKNASSEKPVLSATAEYGVDGIDDAYRVGLSHGMKKGNINYWLSYSRKEWDSWDLSDDFDSREGTIMVRQADGSRTRTPAVIQDEGERVNSDYETDNFWAKIGVEPSEDTEIYVNFHYIKTEKGDPPDIDFVQVRYDYNYAHFDRISAYDDWGVDLSAEHAFTDAFSLQAKLYYHDHSDEYESYTDETYTQAWALSTYNDSILGGILLGDYQITDWDTLRFSLHYKEDFHEQRDLEEIPYAESEAATGSVGFENEMTLFDDKLSIIAGISYDWYEVTKAEDNPNDDNNIIKADTPDTMDEFNPMIGATYQIVDSIQLFASVAKKTRFPTLDQIYDGDTPNLGLEAETAINYTAGLFWTFEDKLKLQVAPFFHDISDYITDDAPDNPESQSKNYAEVQMRGWEVNMEITPYKDLLFKLGYMTNDASNKSHERASDEVVGVPEYTATISVQYTLPTIGTQLNLTMLYMGESYRELPSLEEPDTEVIKNETYQLCNAKITQPFMSDRLKVFLAVENLFDEDYEAEEGFPAPGMRTWIGVKFDL from the coding sequence TTGGGAGAAATCGTTGTCAGTGGGAAAGGGTCATCGGTCCGCGATATCGCCATTAGCGACGAGATAACCGTCGAGGATTTCGAGGCTGTCAATGCGGACAGCGTGGCCGACGCCCTCACCTATGTACCGGGTGTGCGGGTCACTTATGGCCGTAAAATGCTTCCCGAGATCAACATTCACGGGTTCGACAAACAGCGCATATTAACCCTGATCGACGGGGTTCCCTACTACGAAACCAAGTACGGAAGCCTGGACCTCAACCAGGTCGGCCTGGAGGGGGTCGCCCGCATCGACGTGGTTAAAGGGGCCCCTTCCGTCCTTTACGGCCCCAACGCTCTGGGCGGAGTGGTCAATATCATCACTAAAAATGCGTCCAGTGAGAAACCGGTCTTGTCGGCCACGGCCGAGTACGGTGTGGACGGCATCGACGATGCTTACAGAGTGGGGCTGTCCCATGGCATGAAAAAAGGCAACATCAACTACTGGCTGAGTTATTCACGCAAGGAATGGGACTCCTGGGATCTATCCGACGATTTCGACTCTCGTGAAGGGACGATTATGGTACGGCAGGCAGACGGATCCCGCACAAGGACGCCTGCCGTTATCCAGGACGAGGGCGAACGGGTCAATTCGGATTATGAAACCGACAACTTTTGGGCCAAAATTGGTGTCGAGCCCTCGGAAGACACGGAAATATACGTCAACTTCCATTACATCAAAACCGAAAAAGGCGATCCGCCCGACATAGACTTTGTGCAGGTACGGTACGATTATAACTATGCGCACTTTGACCGAATCAGCGCCTACGACGACTGGGGCGTCGACCTGAGTGCCGAGCATGCCTTTACGGACGCGTTCAGTTTGCAGGCAAAGCTTTACTACCATGACCACAGCGATGAATACGAATCTTACACGGATGAAACTTATACCCAAGCCTGGGCTTTGAGCACATACAACGACTCCATCCTAGGGGGCATACTGCTAGGAGACTACCAAATTACGGATTGGGACACCCTGCGATTTTCTTTGCATTACAAAGAAGACTTCCACGAACAACGCGACCTTGAGGAGATACCCTATGCCGAAAGCGAGGCCGCAACAGGCTCCGTCGGTTTCGAAAACGAGATGACACTCTTCGACGACAAATTGTCGATTATAGCCGGCATCAGCTATGACTGGTATGAGGTTACCAAAGCCGAGGATAACCCGAACGACGACAACAACATCATCAAAGCGGATACCCCGGACACCATGGATGAATTTAATCCCATGATCGGCGCCACCTATCAGATTGTCGACAGCATCCAGTTGTTTGCTTCCGTTGCCAAGAAAACCCGTTTTCCTACTCTTGACCAAATCTATGATGGCGACACACCCAACTTGGGTCTGGAGGCGGAAACCGCCATCAACTATACGGCCGGTCTCTTTTGGACGTTCGAAGATAAGCTGAAGCTGCAGGTAGCCCCGTTTTTTCACGACATTTCGGATTATATCACCGACGATGCACCTGACAATCCAGAAAGCCAGTCGAAAAATTACGCTGAAGTCCAGATGCGGGGGTGGGAGGTCAATATGGAAATCACACCTTACAAAGATCTCCTTTTTAAACTCGGCTACATGACCAACGACGCCAGCAACAAAAGCCACGAGCGGGCCAGCGACGAGGTGGTCGGTGTTCCCGAATACACAGCAACGATCAGTGTGCAGTACACCCTGCCGACTATCGGCACCCAGCTGAACTTGACCATGCTCTACATGGGCGAGTCATACAGGGAGTTGCCGAGCCTTGAAGAACCTGACACCGAGGTTATAAAAAACGAGACTTACCAATTGTGCAACGCCAAAATCACCCAACCATTCATGTCAGATCGCCTGAAGGTATTTTTGGCGGTGGAAAACCTCTTCGACGAGGATTACGAAGCTGAGGAAGGTTTCCCCGCACCGGGCATGCGCACGTGGATAGGCGTGAAATTTGATCTGTAA
- the mutM gene encoding DNA-formamidopyrimidine glycosylase: MPELPEVQTIVDQLNQQAIVGRTITAARVYWPKTIASPDPEQFCETITGLTARKLTRRGKFIVCQLSKGQTLLIHLRMSGRLNWTAKGNARNKHEHVILEIDQTHELRFQDTRKFGRLFLTQAPQTILGRLGPEPLDKTFTGRRFLSMLQRTRRQIKPLLLDQHFLAGLGNIYVDEALWAARIHPLRTSNTLTAAEAFALHRSIRQVLRKGIMNMGTSLGNGQGNFYSANNRPGKNADQLKVFRRTGRPCLRCGTTIVRRMVAQRSSHICTKCQQPPCDGKTPKKRTTA; encoded by the coding sequence ATGCCCGAATTGCCCGAAGTCCAAACCATTGTCGACCAACTCAACCAGCAGGCCATCGTTGGCCGCACCATCACCGCCGCCCGCGTTTACTGGCCCAAAACCATTGCCTCGCCGGACCCGGAGCAGTTCTGCGAAACCATCACCGGACTTACCGCCCGGAAGCTTACCCGACGGGGCAAATTCATTGTCTGCCAACTATCCAAAGGGCAGACCCTGCTGATTCACCTGCGCATGAGCGGGCGGTTGAACTGGACGGCAAAGGGAAACGCACGCAACAAACATGAACATGTGATTCTGGAAATCGATCAGACACACGAATTGCGCTTTCAGGACACGCGCAAGTTCGGCCGCCTGTTCCTGACCCAGGCGCCCCAGACCATTCTTGGCCGCCTGGGGCCCGAACCGCTGGACAAAACGTTCACCGGCAGGCGCTTTCTGTCCATGCTGCAACGCACCCGCCGGCAAATCAAGCCGCTTTTGCTGGACCAGCATTTTCTGGCCGGTCTGGGCAACATCTATGTGGACGAGGCGCTCTGGGCCGCCCGCATCCACCCCTTGCGAACCAGCAACACCCTTACCGCAGCAGAGGCGTTTGCCCTGCACCGGTCCATTCGACAGGTGTTAAGAAAGGGCATCATGAATATGGGCACGTCACTGGGAAATGGTCAGGGCAATTTTTACTCGGCAAACAATCGCCCGGGAAAAAATGCAGATCAGTTGAAAGTGTTTCGTCGCACCGGCAGGCCCTGCCTACGCTGCGGAACCACGATTGTCCGCCGGATGGTGGCCCAGCGCAGCAGTCACATCTGCACGAAATGCCAGCAGCCGCCGTGCGACGGAAAGACGCCCAAAAAACGGACAACGGCATGA
- a CDS encoding lytic transglycosylase domain-containing protein translates to MIDRTQMTIDAYLRQAGLKPQTATSSKNFIPLKPVNGTGFGEVLGDLTSTDGLTVSGHSKGTTIAEYLSQRSSSARSGFFSQSTLGSGLLSGGYRNRLNTAMLQSASRTGISETAVAQMTAAPASTPENNGQIGRSIRKAAKKYNLPEDLIESVIRAESDFQPDAVSPAGAQGLMQLMPATARELGVTDPFDVQQNIDGGARYIRQMLDRFDGDVKLALAAYNAGPGTVDRYNGDVPYRETRNYVKRVLAGMSSTSKATV, encoded by the coding sequence ATGATTGACAGAACCCAGATGACCATCGATGCCTATCTCAGGCAGGCGGGGTTGAAACCCCAAACGGCAACATCTTCGAAAAATTTCATTCCGCTGAAGCCGGTCAATGGTACCGGCTTCGGTGAGGTGCTGGGTGACCTGACATCGACTGATGGTTTGACCGTCAGCGGCCACTCGAAAGGGACAACCATCGCCGAATATCTCAGCCAGCGGTCTTCATCGGCCAGATCCGGATTTTTCAGCCAGTCCACCCTGGGAAGCGGTTTGCTGAGCGGCGGTTACCGCAACCGGCTAAACACGGCCATGCTGCAATCCGCCTCCCGGACCGGCATTTCCGAAACGGCGGTAGCCCAAATGACCGCCGCCCCGGCATCCACGCCGGAAAACAATGGGCAGATCGGCCGTAGCATCCGCAAAGCGGCAAAAAAGTATAATCTACCCGAGGATCTGATCGAAAGCGTCATCCGCGCCGAGTCCGACTTCCAGCCGGACGCGGTCTCTCCGGCAGGGGCCCAGGGGTTGATGCAGCTGATGCCGGCCACCGCCCGGGAGCTGGGCGTCACCGATCCCTTTGACGTGCAACAGAATATCGACGGCGGCGCCCGCTACATCCGCCAGATGCTGGATCGTTTCGACGGTGATGTCAAGCTGGCCCTGGCGGCCTACAACGCAGGCCCCGGAACGGTTGACCGCTACAATGGCGATGTGCCCTACCGGGAGACCCGAAATTACGTGAAACGGGTACTGGCCGGAATGTCGTCAACATCCAAAGCCACCGTTTAG